The region GTTGAGCGCCTGCAGATACTGCTGGAAACAGTCATGGAACCGGCTGCACGTGAGCATTGCCGTGTTGCATCCTTGCGCGATGGTGTACTGCGGCTGGTGGTCACGGACAGCCATTGGGCGACCCGGATGCGCTACCAGCAAAAACGGCTGATACGCCAATTGCAGGCGTACACAGAGTTTGCAACCTTAACGAAAATACATTGTAAAGTTCAACCGCCACTGATCAAAAAAGCACCACCAGTTCGCAAAATGAGACACTCAAGAGTAGCGGCAACCAGCCTGCGCGAAACGGCCATGCAGATTGAAGACACATCACTCAGGGCCGCGCTTGAGCGCCTGGCAAAACATCACGAAGACGACTGACGACTCTGCTCGTCCTGTCTGAACAGGCAGCACGCCTTTAGTTCACCAAAAAAAACGGCCACCCGAGGTGGCCGCAGAAACGAAACGAAACGGTTTAGACCGCAGCCGCCGGGCGCATAAAGGAGATGGGCGCTGTGCCGGCGTCTTCGAAAGTAACTATTTCCCACGCATCCTTGGTAGCAAGCAGAGAACGAAGCAGCTTGTTATTCAGAGCATGTCCAGATTTGAAACCACGGAACTCACCAACCAGACTCTTGCCCAGCAGATACAGATCACCGATGGCGTCCAGTATCTTGTGTTTTACGAACTCGTCCTCATAGCGCAGGCCGTCTTCATTCAACACACGGTATTCATCCACCACGATGGCGTTATCCACGCTGCCACCCAACGCCAGGTTTTGCGAACGCAGGTATTCAATGTCGCGCATGAACCCGAAGGTCCGTGCTCGACTGACTTCCTTTACAAAGGAAGTGCTGGAGAAATCCACGCTGGCAAACTGGCTGCGACCACGAAATACCGGATGATCGAAGTCGATTCCGAAAGCCACTTTGAAACCTTCAAAAGGCACAAAGGTAGCTGTCTTGCCGTCTTCCTCAACCGTTAC is a window of Pseudomonas sp. gcc21 DNA encoding:
- a CDS encoding DUF721 domain-containing protein, with protein sequence MAFTPLDARQPGDLIRTHSTLKGLFAKARAVERLQILLETVMEPAAREHCRVASLRDGVLRLVVTDSHWATRMRYQQKRLIRQLQAYTEFATLTKIHCKVQPPLIKKAPPVRKMRHSRVAATSLRETAMQIEDTSLRAALERLAKHHEDD
- the lpxC gene encoding UDP-3-O-acyl-N-acetylglucosamine deacetylase yields the protein MIKQRTLKNIIRATGVGLHSGEKVYLTLKPAPVDTGIVFCRVDLDPVVQIPARAEFVGETTMSTTLIKDGAKVDTVEHLLSAMAGLGIDNAYVELSAPEVPIMDGSAGPFVFLIQSAGIEEQDAAKQFIRIKREVTVEEDGKTATFVPFEGFKVAFGIDFDHPVFRGRSQFASVDFSSTSFVKEVSRARTFGFMRDIEYLRSQNLALGGSVDNAIVVDEYRVLNEDGLRYEDEFVKHKILDAIGDLYLLGKSLVGEFRGFKSGHALNNKLLRSLLATKDAWEIVTFEDAGTAPISFMRPAAAV